GGCCAATGTGAGTAATACCCAACTTGCGGTCTTCATGTTTTTCCTCCATTGATACAACCACGTTGGATGGTTGCTTTTACACGTTTTTCACTCTGTTTGGTAAACTAGCCTCTGTTCAGCGTACCACCTTCAGTCGTGAGGTTTGACGAGTGGGACGGAAGAAAAAACCTCTCGTCTGAAGACGATACTCTAAACTTTTTTCTGAAAATCCATTGAGTCGGCGCATTCCAAAAAAGGTTATTGCTTTCGGTTGAGTTGGGCATTTAATTCAGTTGTCCAGTTCAAAACAACGTGAATCTGGCTGGGCATGGCACCGGATTCATCTGGCAGGTAGGCCAGCGTGCCATTCGCCGCAATTTTAAAATCAGAATTTGGAAAAACCCCATCCATCACCACGACCGGGGTGCCGGTGATTTTCAATTGAACTGGATCAAACGGCACGGCCAGAAGCTGGTGCGAGCGATGAAAAATCAGATGTCCGCTCGGAAGATACCGGGCAAATCCAGCATCAGGTAAGTCCGCAACCAGTTGCCACTGTCTGGTTTCCAGCGACAACACCGCACATTGTTTTCCGTCTTTGGCATCAACCGTGAAGAGCACGTGTTCCTGATCGGGCAACAACTGCGGCGCCCGATGGTTTTTCTCGCCTTTTGACTGATTGATCGTGGTCAGGCGTTCGGGGGTGCCGCCCTGGGCTGAAACTCGATACAACCCAAGCGTGTCAGAAACGAAGATGTGACTTTCCGTCGGCCAGTTCATTTCAAACGCCGCCGGGCAGGTGTCACACAGCGTGAGTGGTGTACCACCGGCGACGGGGACTTTGAGCAATTTCTCTTCGCCTTGCAGAAAAGCAATCCACTGGCCATCAGGGGAAAAGAATGGACGTTTCCCACCTTCAGTCCCGGTTACTGGTTGAGCGTTAAATTGATTGAAATACCGTACAAAAACCTGACTCTGCCCATTTCGGGTGTCGTCAAACACAATCGCCGAGCCGTCTGGTGAAAGCTGTACTTCGGAATAAATGCCCGGTTGCCCCGCCCGTGGAGTTAAGGCAAATCGAGTGACAGGGTTCAGCCTTTCAGGTACAGGGCGAAAGAGCCCCCACAGCGCCACCCCGGTCATAACCATCAATGCCAGCCCAAGCCCAACCAGCACCAATCGAGAGCTGGTTGCTGGTTGGGTTGACGGAGAACCCCAGGTTTTTGTCACTGCCTTCTCATTACATTCAGCTTTGATTCCTTCGAGCAAGGTTTGAACTTCGGGCATCGTCTGGTAGCGGCGCCGATGGTCCTTGTTCAAACACTGTGAAACCACGCGACTCAACAGCGATGGAATGTGAGGCTTGAGATTTGAAACCGGAGGCGGATCTTCTTTGAGGAGTTCGCTGACAAAGGTGGCAAAACTCCCGCCGCGAAATGGATGGCGACCCGTCAGCAGCTCATACATCACGACACCAAAGCTGAAAATATCGCTCCGATGGTCGGCGCGTTCGCCTTTGGCCTGTTCGGGTGACATATAGCCGGGGGTGCCCATCACAAACCCTTCAGGGGTGAGTGATGGCTCGTTGGGCACGGTCGTCCCCTGATAGCTGATTCGCGCCAGCCCGAAATCGAGAATTTTCGGCTGGCCGGCTTCCGTTACCACAATGTTACCGGGTTTGATGTCGCGGTGAATGACGCCTTTTTCGTGGGCATGGGCCAGGGCATCGGCCAGTGGAATGGCGAGTTCGAAAAAGCGATCCAGCTCAAGGCCATCCGCAGGAATGACCTGACTGAGTGATTGTCCGGCAACATATTCCATGGCAATGAAATACTGGCCGTTGTGTTCTTCAACCGCGTGGACAGTCGCAATATTTGGGTGGTTGAGGGCCGCCGCCGCACGGGCTTCGGTTTGAAAGCGTTTGAGCCGCTCGGGGTCGTGGGTATAGCCCGGAGGCAAAATTTTGAGTGCGACCTGGCGGTTTAACTGGGTATCTTCGGCCAGAAAAACTTCGCCCATTCCACCCGAGCCCAGCGGAGAAACAATGCGGTAATGTGCGACCTGCATTCCAGATTGAAGCACCGAATGATCAGCGGCAATCTGGCGGGCGACAACGTCAAGGGCTCTAGTTTCGATGAAGTCTTCCGCCTGGGTTTGAAACTGGAGCAGTGACTCGACTTCGCGGCGGAGTGCGTCATCACCGTTACATCTTTGGTCCAGCAAGACTGCTCGTTCAGCGGGAGGCAAATCCTTCACCGCCAGGAACAGTTCTCCGACTTGCTGATGTTGTTCAGGCGTCATGGTTTTCCCGTCGGTTGAGCTGGCGCAGCAGCCACACTTTGGCAAAGCTCCAGTCATTTCTGACCGTGCGTGGTGAAATCTGCAGCACTTCGGCAATTTCTTCTTCACTGAGGCCGCCAAAAAATCGCATTTCGACCACCTGACACTGGCGCTGGTTTAATTTCGCCAGTTCATTGAGGGCATCATCAAGTGCGACCAGATCACTGTTTGGTTGATTGGAAACGGTCAGTGCTTCGTCGAGCGAAACTTGCTGAATCTCGCCGCCACGTTTTTGCTGTTGTCGCTGGCGGGCGAAGTCAACCAGGATTTGCCGCATCAACCGGGCTGAAATCCCAAAAAACTGTATCCGGTTTTGCCATTCGACATGCTGGGCGTCAACCAGGCGGAGATAGACTTCGTTGACCAGTGCGGTGGCTTGCAGCGTATGGTCAGCCTGTTCGCGGTTCATATACCGCCGGGCAACGCGATACAGTTCGTCATAGACGAGTGGAATGAGTCGCTCCAGTGCAGCCTGGTCGCCGCTTCGCCAGGCAATCAACAATTGGGTGATTTCTTTGGGGTGGGACATTGGGCCTGCCTCGTGAAGTAAGGTTGAGGTGGCGAAGAGCAAGAAAACCTAGCATAGCCAGGTTTTTGAGGCAAAGACCAAAAGGACCAAAGAGACGAAACGGGCATGAATTCGAAAACCCGGAACCCTAACGGGATGACAAGGTGACAAGGTGACAAGGTGACAAGGTGATTTTTTTCATCCCTCATCCCTCATCCCTCATCCCTTCCGAAAACCCGGAACCCTAACGGGATGACAAGGTGACAAGGTGACAAGGTGATTTTTTCATCCCTCATCCCTCATCCCTCATCCCTTCCGAAAACCCGGAACCCGGAAATTTTTTTCTGGCGATTGCCGCTTTTGGTTCCAAACTTCGCAAGTGAAGAGTGAAGGAAATTGAAACTGGCCAACCAAGGATCAGTCAATTCCGAACTATTGAAAAACTCATTATTTTTTGCGGAGGACACCTTTACTGTATGCAAGCTTCTTATTCATATCAAGAAACTTTATCTGCTTCAGAATCAATTCACTGGCGCGTTGAGGACATCATTGGCGGGGACAAGCAACTCGATTTTACACGACCATTTATGCCCGAATCACTCGCTCGGATTTCAGAATTGTCCTTTTTGTCGAATGAAGAAAAGCTGGTGCTCAACCAGATTCGAGGAAATACCTATCTGTGCATTTTTGGGCTGGTTGAAGAATTCATCCTGCCGTTTGTGCTTGATCACGCCCGGCCTTATCTGGGAGGCGATGATTACAAGGTTCGGGCATTTCTCCAGTTTGCCAGTGAAGAAGCCAAACACATCCATCTTTTCAATCGGTTTCGCCAGGAGTTTGAAGCCGGGTTTGGAACCGCCTGTGCCGTGATTGGGCCTCCAAAAGCAATTGCCAAAGAAATTCTGGCGCATCATCCACTGGCTGTGGCGCTGGC
This region of Acidobacteriota bacterium genomic DNA includes:
- a CDS encoding serine/threonine-protein kinase yields the protein MTPEQHQQVGELFLAVKDLPPAERAVLLDQRCNGDDALRREVESLLQFQTQAEDFIETRALDVVARQIAADHSVLQSGMQVAHYRIVSPLGSGGMGEVFLAEDTQLNRQVALKILPPGYTHDPERLKRFQTEARAAAALNHPNIATVHAVEEHNGQYFIAMEYVAGQSLSQVIPADGLELDRFFELAIPLADALAHAHEKGVIHRDIKPGNIVVTEAGQPKILDFGLARISYQGTTVPNEPSLTPEGFVMGTPGYMSPEQAKGERADHRSDIFSFGVVMYELLTGRHPFRGGSFATFVSELLKEDPPPVSNLKPHIPSLLSRVVSQCLNKDHRRRYQTMPEVQTLLEGIKAECNEKAVTKTWGSPSTQPATSSRLVLVGLGLALMVMTGVALWGLFRPVPERLNPVTRFALTPRAGQPGIYSEVQLSPDGSAIVFDDTRNGQSQVFVRYFNQFNAQPVTGTEGGKRPFFSPDGQWIAFLQGEEKLLKVPVAGGTPLTLCDTCPAAFEMNWPTESHIFVSDTLGLYRVSAQGGTPERLTTINQSKGEKNHRAPQLLPDQEHVLFTVDAKDGKQCAVLSLETRQWQLVADLPDAGFARYLPSGHLIFHRSHQLLAVPFDPVQLKITGTPVVVMDGVFPNSDFKIAANGTLAYLPDESGAMPSQIHVVLNWTTELNAQLNRKQ
- a CDS encoding sigma-70 family RNA polymerase sigma factor yields the protein MSHPKEITQLLIAWRSGDQAALERLIPLVYDELYRVARRYMNREQADHTLQATALVNEVYLRLVDAQHVEWQNRIQFFGISARLMRQILVDFARQRQQQKRGGEIQQVSLDEALTVSNQPNSDLVALDDALNELAKLNQRQCQVVEMRFFGGLSEEEIAEVLQISPRTVRNDWSFAKVWLLRQLNRRENHDA